Proteins co-encoded in one Nyctibius grandis isolate bNycGra1 chromosome 14, bNycGra1.pri, whole genome shotgun sequence genomic window:
- the LOC137670165 gene encoding calcium release-activated calcium channel protein 1: MSLNEHSMQALSWRKLYLSRAKLKASSRTSALLSGFAMVAMVEVQLDAEHDYPQGLLIAFSACTTVLVAVHLFALMISTCILPNIEAVSNVHNLNSVKESPHERMHRHIELAWAFSTVIGTLLFLAEVVLLCWVKFLPLKKKTDNPLQSNSSTITSGQAAAIASTSIMVPFGLIFIVFAVHFYRSLVSHKTDRQFQELNELAEFARLQDQLDHRGDAISSAVTHFA, translated from the exons ATGAGCCTGAACGAGCACTCGATGCAGGCGCTGTCCTGGCGGAAGCTCTACCTGAGCCGCGCCAAGCTGAAAGCCTCCAGCCGCACCTCCGCGCTGCTCTCCGGTTTCGCCATG gtGGCTATGGTAGAAGTTCAGCTAGACGCAGAACATGACTACCCTCAAGGTCTCCTGATAGCCTTCAGTGCCTGTACTACTGTCCTTGTTGCAGTTCACCTTTTTGCACTCATGATAAGTACCTGCATTCTTCCAAATATAGAGGCTGTTAGCAATGTGCATAATCTCAACTCTGTTAAGGAATCTCCTCATGAGCGTATGCATCGGCACATTGAGCTCGCGTGGGCATTTTCTACTGTCATTGGGACTTTGCTCTTTCTTGCAGAGGTGGTGCTACTGTGTTGGGTGAAGTTTCTtcctttaaagaagaaaactgataaTCCGCTCCAGAGCAACAGTTCTACCATCACATCAGGACAGGCAGCAGCCATTGCATCAACGTCTATTATGGTTCCCTTTGGATTGATTTTCATTGTGTTTGCAGTCCACTTCTACAGGTCACTGGTGAGCCATAAAACAGACAGGCAATTTCAAGAACTGAATGAACTTGCTGAATTTGCACGGCTCCAGGATCAGCTGGATCACAGAGGTGATGCTATCTCCTCAGCTGTTACCCATTTTGCGTAA